The following coding sequences are from one Funiculus sociatus GB2-C1 window:
- a CDS encoding prohibitin family protein encodes MKNQYSQNWQTLVAGILAALVLLIGLNSFIIITPGQAGVISILGKAQDGGLLEGIHIKPPLISVVDVYDLTVQKFEVPAQSSTKDLQDLSARFAINFRLDPIKVVEVRRKQGTLENIVSKIIAPQTQESFKIAAARRTVEEAITKRNELKEDFDTALGERLDKYGIIVLDTSVVDLAFSPEFSRAVEEKQIAEQRAQRAVYVAQEAEQEAQAEINRAQGKAEAQRLLAETLKAQGGALVLQKEAIEAWRQGGSQMPKVLVTGGNSNSSIPFLFNLGNLQDTSAPQ; translated from the coding sequence TTGAAAAATCAGTATTCGCAGAATTGGCAAACACTCGTAGCAGGGATTCTTGCAGCATTAGTGCTTCTCATTGGTCTCAATTCTTTTATTATCATCACCCCAGGCCAAGCCGGAGTAATCAGCATTCTCGGTAAAGCCCAAGATGGAGGTTTGTTAGAGGGAATCCACATCAAACCACCACTGATTTCAGTAGTAGACGTGTACGATCTGACAGTGCAAAAATTTGAAGTTCCGGCGCAAAGTTCCACCAAGGATCTTCAGGATTTATCCGCTAGATTCGCCATCAACTTCCGCCTCGACCCGATAAAGGTAGTTGAGGTAAGAAGGAAACAAGGAACCTTAGAGAATATCGTCTCGAAAATTATTGCGCCCCAGACTCAGGAATCCTTCAAAATTGCCGCCGCCCGGAGAACAGTTGAAGAAGCAATTACCAAAAGAAATGAACTGAAGGAAGACTTTGATACTGCCTTGGGGGAACGGTTAGATAAGTACGGGATTATTGTGCTAGATACCAGCGTAGTTGACCTAGCTTTCTCCCCAGAATTCTCTAGAGCAGTCGAAGAGAAACAAATCGCTGAACAGCGGGCGCAACGAGCCGTCTACGTAGCGCAGGAAGCTGAACAAGAAGCCCAAGCAGAAATCAATCGCGCCCAAGGTAAAGCGGAAGCTCAAAGACTCCTCGCTGAGACACTTAAGGCACAAGGGGGTGCATTAGTTCTTCAGAAAGAAGCAATTGAAGCTTGGAGACAGGGAGGTTCCCAAATGCCAAAAGTTTTGGTAACGGGTGGTAACTCTAATAGCAGTATTCCATTCCTTTTTAACCTGGGTAATCTTCAGGATACATCCGCCCCTCAGTAG